In one window of Bizionia sp. M204 DNA:
- a CDS encoding serine hydrolase — protein sequence MNKKQPKRTFRILFIIASISSLWFVPWVLVKAWILPLPDTVQEQVEEAITHGVDGMIVYVDEAGKPPKFYTAGWHDRENKIPAKPDALFKIGSITKLFVAVAATKLIKAKRLSLDKTLADYFPELIGRIENANEITLRMMLQHRSGIPNFTNFPNYWVNPPETRQEKLEYALDLPASFKPDKGYEYSNTNYMLISDLIDKVVGYSHQQYIKEEILIPLNLNNTFGSLHDVNIDDVMSGYYVGIENDIKTDYSGLMIATAQDVGIFLRALNDGTVFNEGEQEIYSYVYEHGGLLPGYQCLAEYHNEIDTVVVQFMNTTNFDGYNWNLSQIVINRIVKIIKCKKSE from the coding sequence ATGAACAAGAAACAACCAAAACGCACATTTAGAATACTTTTTATTATTGCAAGTATAAGTTCCCTATGGTTCGTACCTTGGGTTTTGGTCAAGGCATGGATATTACCACTGCCTGATACGGTTCAGGAACAAGTAGAAGAAGCTATTACCCATGGCGTTGATGGCATGATTGTTTATGTAGACGAAGCAGGCAAACCTCCTAAATTTTATACTGCTGGTTGGCACGACCGAGAAAATAAAATTCCGGCCAAACCAGATGCTTTGTTCAAAATTGGTAGCATTACCAAATTATTTGTTGCCGTAGCTGCAACCAAATTAATAAAAGCAAAGCGTTTGTCCTTGGATAAAACTTTAGCGGACTACTTTCCAGAACTCATTGGAAGAATTGAAAATGCCAATGAAATTACGTTGCGAATGATGTTGCAACATCGAAGTGGCATTCCAAATTTTACCAATTTTCCAAATTATTGGGTTAATCCACCAGAAACTAGGCAAGAAAAGTTGGAATATGCGCTTGATTTACCAGCTAGTTTTAAACCAGATAAAGGGTATGAATATTCCAACACTAATTATATGCTAATCTCCGATCTAATAGATAAAGTTGTGGGTTATAGCCATCAACAATATATTAAAGAAGAAATATTAATTCCGCTCAACCTCAACAATACCTTCGGCTCCCTACACGATGTAAATATAGACGATGTTATGAGCGGGTATTATGTGGGAATAGAAAATGACATAAAAACGGATTATTCTGGTTTAATGATTGCTACAGCACAGGATGTTGGTATATTTTTACGCGCCCTGAATGATGGCACTGTATTTAATGAAGGTGAACAGGAAATTTACTCTTACGTTTATGAACATGGTGGTTTACTTCCAGGCTATCAATGTCTTGCGGAATACCATAATGAGATAGATACAGTTGTTGTGCAATTTATGAACACGACCAATTTTGATGGATACAATTGGAATTTATCGCAAATTGTAATTAATAGAATTGTAAAAATCATAAAGTGCAAGAAAAGCGAATAA
- a CDS encoding FMN-binding negative transcriptional regulator: MSYPPKQHQDSNKKHLIHVIHAYPLATVISVSNNEPLITHIPLIYKNNELIGHLDAHNPHAALLKNHNKVTVIFSGPQCYISPSIYTTKQLPTWNYVKVHVEGVVSEIEDPESIKQTMVAMTEFLEQPHHNYTLDKDDPDMDTYLPYVSGFKITITHWEGKFKLSQNRQAVDFEIAKSEMIKRNQVHLGDFLNQIIH; encoded by the coding sequence TTGAGTTATCCACCAAAACAACATCAAGATAGTAATAAAAAGCATTTAATTCATGTGATACATGCTTATCCGTTGGCAACTGTTATTTCAGTTTCAAACAACGAACCGTTAATAACCCATATTCCATTAATTTATAAAAACAACGAGTTAATTGGTCATCTGGATGCACATAATCCACATGCCGCGTTACTGAAAAACCATAATAAGGTAACTGTTATCTTTTCGGGACCACAATGTTATATTTCACCAAGTATTTATACAACCAAACAGTTACCAACTTGGAATTATGTAAAAGTGCACGTTGAAGGCGTCGTTTCAGAAATTGAAGACCCAGAAAGCATTAAGCAAACTATGGTTGCTATGACAGAGTTTTTAGAGCAACCGCATCACAACTACACATTAGATAAAGATGATCCAGATATGGACACATATCTTCCCTATGTATCAGGTTTTAAAATTACAATTACCCATTGGGAAGGTAAATTTAAACTCTCGCAAAACAGGCAAGCGGTAGATTTTGAAATAGCCAAATCCGAAATGATAAAGCGTAACCAAGTTCATCTTGGCGATTTTTTAAATCAAATAATCCATTAA
- the radC gene encoding DNA repair protein RadC gives MPEKAPSISIKNWSQDDQPREKLRDKGKAALSDAELVAIIIGSGNRDESALDLCKRILASVDNNLNQLGKLSIKQLMDFKGIGEAKAISIAAAMELGRRRRGEEALERKKITSSVSVFELMQPIIGELPHEEFWIIYLNNANKVIQKQQLSKGGITGTLVDVRLVLKNALEFGAVGIILAHNHPSGTLKPSEADKQITQKLKKAGESLDIKVLDHLIVTEKAYFSFADDNLL, from the coding sequence ATGCCAGAAAAAGCACCCTCAATATCCATTAAAAATTGGTCGCAGGACGATCAGCCTCGCGAAAAACTGCGCGACAAAGGTAAAGCTGCTTTAAGTGATGCCGAATTGGTTGCCATTATTATAGGTTCTGGCAATCGGGATGAAAGCGCTTTGGATTTATGCAAGCGTATTTTAGCAAGTGTGGATAATAATTTAAATCAGTTGGGTAAGTTAAGTATTAAACAACTTATGGATTTCAAAGGTATTGGTGAAGCAAAAGCCATATCTATTGCAGCTGCCATGGAGTTGGGTAGAAGACGTAGAGGTGAAGAAGCTCTGGAACGTAAAAAAATTACATCCAGTGTGTCCGTTTTTGAACTCATGCAACCTATTATAGGCGAATTACCACATGAGGAATTCTGGATTATTTATTTAAATAATGCCAACAAGGTCATTCAAAAACAACAATTGAGTAAAGGTGGAATTACAGGAACTTTGGTAGATGTAAGATTGGTACTTAAAAATGCATTAGAGTTTGGAGCGGTAGGAATAATACTAGCACACAACCATCCGTCGGGAACCTTAAAACCTAGCGAAGCCGATAAGCAAATTACACAAAAATTAAAAAAAGCAGGCGAAAGTTTAGATATTAAAGTATTGGATCATCTTATAGTAACAGAAAAGGCCTATTTTAGCTTTGCAGATGATAACTTACTGTAA
- a CDS encoding polysaccharide deacetylase family protein, which yields MADYCQVGLKASFFALDNMAILKKEKLRMESILNTSLLASRQSFSKLNLPISYRNLVELEILEDYTMGYVNYSGFRAGTCTPFFFYDLDFEIQTPLKITAYHVMDYTLLKHNSLLDKKESLLRVINQVKQVNGEFVSVFHNYTFSDLERWRGFKELFNMILDSANED from the coding sequence GTGGCAGACTATTGCCAAGTGGGACTTAAAGCATCATTTTTTGCTTTGGATAATATGGCTATTCTGAAGAAGGAAAAGCTCCGGATGGAATCTATTTTAAACACGTCATTATTAGCATCTAGACAATCTTTCTCTAAATTAAATTTGCCTATTTCCTATAGGAATTTGGTGGAATTAGAAATTTTGGAAGATTATACCATGGGTTATGTTAATTACAGCGGTTTCCGAGCAGGAACCTGTACGCCATTTTTCTTTTATGATTTGGATTTTGAAATTCAAACGCCGCTAAAGATAACGGCATACCACGTTATGGATTATACGCTTTTAAAGCATAATTCGTTACTGGATAAAAAGGAATCTCTGTTGCGTGTAATTAACCAAGTGAAGCAAGTAAATGGTGAGTTTGTATCTGTTTTTCATAACTATACGTTTAGTGATTTAGAACGCTGGAGGGGCTTTAAAGAATTGTTTAATATGATATTAGATTCAGCAAATGAAGATTAA
- a CDS encoding YjjG family noncanonical pyrimidine nucleotidase, which produces MKINGITDIFFDLDHTLWDFDKNSALAFQKIFNTHNIDVDIHDFLKVYEPINLSYWKLYREDQIDKESLRYRRLKESFDAINAIIHDDIINQLAIDYIVSLPTFNHLFDGTFDLLNYLQPHYKMHIITNGFQEAQDKKMEQSKISKYFKTVTNSELAGVKKPNPIIFDYAINKAEADKSKSLMIGDNLEADVLGALNFGMDAICFNYHGLKIDSSIKQVTNLMDLKAYL; this is translated from the coding sequence ATGAAGATTAACGGCATTACAGATATTTTTTTCGATTTAGATCATACACTTTGGGATTTTGATAAAAATTCAGCTTTAGCATTTCAGAAAATTTTCAACACTCATAACATAGATGTTGATATTCATGATTTTCTAAAAGTTTACGAGCCCATAAATTTAAGCTATTGGAAATTGTATAGAGAGGATCAGATTGATAAAGAATCATTGCGATATAGACGTTTAAAAGAAAGTTTTGATGCTATAAACGCCATAATTCATGACGATATTATTAATCAATTGGCTATAGATTATATTGTAAGTTTACCAACATTTAATCATTTGTTTGATGGTACTTTTGATTTGTTAAATTATTTACAACCGCATTATAAAATGCATATAATTACCAATGGTTTCCAGGAGGCACAAGATAAAAAGATGGAACAATCCAAAATATCAAAATACTTTAAAACCGTTACCAATTCTGAACTAGCAGGCGTTAAAAAACCCAATCCTATAATTTTTGATTATGCCATTAATAAAGCCGAAGCCGATAAATCCAAGAGCTTAATGATTGGTGATAATTTGGAAGCTGATGTGTTAGGAGCGTTAAATTTTGGTATGGATGCTATTTGTTTTAACTATCATGGACTGAAAATTGATAGTAGTATAAAACAAGTTACAAATTTGATGGATTTAAAAGCCTATTTATAA
- a CDS encoding replication-associated recombination protein A has product MNEPLAERLRPKTLDDYISQAHLIGPNGTLTNQIKQGLIPSLILWGPPGIGKTTLANIIATESNRPFYTLSAINSGVKDIREVIDKAKQSGGLFTTKNPILFIDEIHRFSKSQQDSLLQAVEKGWVTLIGATTENPSFEVIPALLSRCQVYILNAFNKTDLEALLKRAIEKDTYLSQKNITLKETEALMRISGGDARKLLNIFELIVNSHDTGDIIITNALVTQRIQNNTARYDKTGEQHYDIISALIKSIRGSDPNAAVYYLARMIEGGEDVKFIARRLLILSSEDIGNANPTALVIANNTFQAVSTIGNPESRILLSQCVTYLACSPKSNAAYLAISKAQQVVRDTGDLSVPLSIRNAPTKLMKEIGYGENYQYAHNYENNFAKQEFLPNEISNTRFYEPGNNARENAQREFLKQRWKDKYGY; this is encoded by the coding sequence ATGAATGAACCTTTAGCAGAACGTTTAAGACCTAAAACGCTTGACGACTATATTAGTCAAGCACATTTAATAGGTCCTAATGGTACGTTAACCAATCAAATAAAGCAAGGATTAATCCCATCACTTATACTTTGGGGTCCACCTGGAATTGGTAAAACAACTTTAGCAAATATTATTGCCACAGAATCCAACAGACCATTTTATACGTTGAGTGCTATAAATTCAGGCGTTAAGGATATTCGTGAGGTTATAGATAAGGCAAAACAGTCGGGTGGTTTATTTACTACCAAAAATCCTATTTTATTTATTGATGAGATTCATAGGTTTAGTAAATCGCAACAAGACTCCTTATTACAAGCGGTGGAAAAAGGTTGGGTAACACTAATTGGAGCCACAACAGAAAACCCGAGTTTTGAGGTTATTCCGGCATTATTATCACGCTGTCAAGTATATATTTTAAATGCCTTTAATAAAACGGATTTAGAAGCCCTTTTAAAACGTGCAATAGAAAAAGACACCTACTTATCTCAAAAAAATATTACGTTAAAAGAAACTGAAGCTTTAATGCGTATTTCGGGAGGTGATGCTCGAAAACTATTGAATATTTTTGAATTAATTGTCAATTCGCATGACACAGGAGATATTATCATTACTAATGCATTGGTTACACAACGCATTCAAAATAATACAGCTAGATATGATAAAACGGGTGAGCAACATTATGATATCATTTCAGCACTAATAAAATCTATTCGCGGTAGCGATCCCAATGCCGCAGTGTATTATTTAGCGCGAATGATTGAAGGTGGAGAAGATGTGAAATTTATAGCCAGGCGCCTCCTTATTTTATCGAGTGAAGATATAGGAAATGCAAACCCAACGGCTTTAGTAATTGCCAATAATACGTTTCAGGCGGTTTCCACAATTGGAAATCCCGAATCCCGAATTTTATTAAGTCAATGTGTAACATATTTAGCCTGTTCACCTAAAAGTAATGCAGCCTATTTGGCCATTAGCAAAGCACAACAAGTGGTGCGAGATACTGGCGATTTAAGCGTGCCATTGTCTATTAGAAACGCACCAACCAAACTCATGAAAGAAATTGGTTATGGCGAGAATTACCAATATGCGCATAACTATGAAAATAATTTTGCCAAACAAGAATTTCTGCCAAATGAAATTAGTAACACTAGGTTTTATGAGCCCGGAAATAATGCACGTGAAAACGCCCAACGGGAGTTTTTAAAACAACGCTGGAAGGACAAATATGGCTATTAA
- a CDS encoding rhomboid family intramembrane serine protease — protein MKSQEEFKFSNQVILVPVAFVLLIWLVFWFEIRFGFDFTNYGIFPQKLFGLRGVVFSAFIHSGITHLYHNTIPLFVLTAALFYFYREMAWKILILGILLSGLLTWSIGRPAYHIGASGLIYVLVSFLFFKGIIAKHFRLIALSLLVIFLYGSMIWYVLPIKDGVSWEGHLSGLIVGLVFAFIFKKHLPIPKKYYWEQPSYIEEDDPFLKHFDEHGNFVESLPEIEDVKADVEEEHQPNSINYIFKKSDDSSN, from the coding sequence ATGAAAAGTCAAGAAGAATTTAAATTTTCTAATCAGGTTATTTTAGTGCCAGTAGCATTTGTCTTGCTCATTTGGTTAGTATTCTGGTTTGAAATACGTTTTGGATTCGACTTCACAAATTATGGCATATTTCCGCAGAAGTTATTTGGGCTTCGTGGTGTTGTTTTTAGTGCCTTTATTCATTCAGGCATCACGCATTTATATCACAATACCATCCCGTTATTTGTGCTAACCGCTGCCTTGTTTTATTTCTACAGAGAGATGGCTTGGAAAATCCTTATTTTAGGAATTTTACTTTCGGGTTTGTTAACGTGGAGTATTGGCAGGCCAGCCTATCATATTGGTGCCAGTGGCCTTATTTATGTATTAGTTAGTTTTTTATTCTTTAAAGGTATTATAGCCAAGCATTTTAGGTTAATTGCTTTATCCTTATTAGTCATCTTCTTATATGGAAGTATGATTTGGTATGTACTACCTATTAAAGATGGCGTATCCTGGGAAGGTCATTTATCCGGATTGATTGTAGGATTGGTTTTTGCTTTTATCTTTAAGAAACATCTTCCTATACCTAAAAAGTACTATTGGGAACAACCAAGCTATATAGAAGAAGACGATCCGTTTTTAAAACATTTTGATGAACATGGTAATTTTGTTGAAAGTTTACCAGAAATCGAAGACGTTAAAGCAGACGTGGAGGAGGAGCACCAACCCAATTCTATAAACTATATTTTTAAAAAATCTGACGATTCATCAAACTAA
- the rlmB gene encoding 23S rRNA (guanosine(2251)-2'-O)-methyltransferase RlmB, with the protein MEQETLIFGLHSVIEAIQAGKTIEKIFIQKGLQGNLAHDLESLIRKESINVSYVPIEKLNRLTSKNHQGAVAQISPIEYHDIENLVLDVIESGKTPLFLLLDQLSDVRNFGAIIRTAECTGVNGIIIQKKGSAPINGDTIKTSAGAVFKMPICRVDHIKDAMFHLQASGIAVIAATEKTNDTIYDIDFTVPCAIIMGSEGRGINPSVLKLADSKAKLPLLGSIESLNVSVACGAILYEVVRQRLV; encoded by the coding sequence ATGGAACAAGAAACATTAATTTTTGGCTTACATTCAGTTATAGAAGCTATTCAAGCCGGTAAGACTATTGAGAAAATCTTTATTCAAAAAGGGTTACAAGGCAACCTTGCCCACGATTTAGAATCGCTTATCCGAAAGGAAAGCATTAATGTATCCTATGTTCCTATTGAAAAGCTGAATAGATTAACATCCAAAAACCACCAAGGTGCCGTAGCACAAATATCGCCAATAGAATATCATGATATTGAAAATTTAGTGTTAGACGTTATTGAATCTGGGAAAACACCTTTGTTTTTGCTCCTCGATCAATTGAGTGATGTCCGTAATTTTGGGGCTATAATACGTACGGCTGAATGCACAGGTGTTAACGGTATTATTATTCAAAAAAAGGGAAGCGCACCTATAAATGGCGATACCATTAAAACAAGTGCTGGCGCCGTTTTTAAAATGCCAATCTGCCGTGTGGATCATATTAAAGATGCCATGTTTCATTTACAGGCTTCGGGCATTGCTGTTATTGCGGCTACCGAGAAAACAAATGATACCATTTATGATATTGACTTTACAGTTCCATGCGCAATCATAATGGGTTCTGAAGGTCGAGGTATAAACCCATCGGTTTTAAAACTTGCAGATAGCAAAGCCAAACTTCCTTTGCTCGGCTCTATAGAGTCCTTAAATGTTTCTGTTGCTTGTGGTGCTATTCTTTATGAAGTAGTAAGACAACGATTAGTTTGA
- a CDS encoding SusD/RagB family nutrient-binding outer membrane lipoprotein, which produces MLSVITVACSDDYLDVNTDPNNPLTTSPDLLLPVAQRYSAYTITTPPGGARRLNTLGNLMMYNWSQSDGYSWYQSEFEYRVNSTFYSTIWDYQYQAALKQYHTFDVDTENYEYYTAIAKIMKSFHFQILVDTYGDIPYFEALLRGENPTPAFDDALTVYEDLIVQLDNAIALINAGNANGDVLNPGGADIMYAGDMNEWKKFANTVKLRILVRQSDMAGRSGYLTTEFQKIANEGSGFITDNATANPGYTDQEDQQSPFWGNYGQTTAGEYVNNYFATCATPFVLDKLTDFNDPRIDYIYEEPEDGHLGVVQGLDFYPPGGLLTEPFVSNIGPGLLKSAEQNSVIFSLAEAEFLQAEAALKTYLSGAQQHYENGIAASFDYLGVPNAAGYYTQPIDLVSWGSTSNKLEAIITQKWIALNGLDAIQSWYDFSRTGYPSNLPISLLSPEPTRPVRLAYPSSEISGNGANVPAQPNVFTSKIFWAN; this is translated from the coding sequence ATGCTTTCCGTTATTACAGTTGCTTGTAGTGATGATTATTTGGATGTCAATACAGACCCAAATAATCCACTAACAACATCACCTGATTTGCTGTTGCCAGTAGCGCAGCGATACAGTGCTTATACGATTACGACGCCTCCGGGAGGTGCTCGTCGTCTGAATACTCTTGGTAACTTAATGATGTACAATTGGAGTCAATCAGATGGTTACTCTTGGTATCAAAGTGAATTTGAGTATAGAGTAAATTCCACTTTCTATTCAACAATATGGGATTACCAATATCAAGCTGCTTTGAAGCAATATCATACATTTGATGTTGATACTGAGAATTATGAGTACTATACAGCTATTGCGAAAATTATGAAATCTTTCCATTTCCAGATATTAGTGGATACATATGGAGATATTCCTTATTTCGAAGCTTTATTACGAGGTGAAAATCCAACACCTGCTTTTGATGATGCGTTAACAGTTTATGAAGACTTAATTGTTCAATTAGACAATGCTATAGCATTAATAAACGCTGGTAATGCAAACGGAGATGTACTTAATCCAGGCGGAGCAGATATTATGTATGCTGGAGATATGAACGAATGGAAGAAATTTGCAAATACTGTAAAATTAAGAATATTAGTTAGACAGTCTGATATGGCTGGAAGATCTGGATACCTTACTACAGAATTTCAAAAAATTGCTAATGAAGGCTCTGGTTTTATAACTGACAATGCAACTGCTAACCCAGGATACACGGATCAAGAAGATCAGCAAAGCCCATTTTGGGGTAACTATGGTCAAACTACCGCTGGTGAATATGTAAACAATTACTTTGCTACATGTGCAACACCTTTTGTATTAGATAAATTGACAGACTTTAATGACCCAAGAATTGATTATATCTATGAGGAACCAGAAGATGGCCATCTAGGTGTAGTTCAAGGTTTAGATTTCTATCCTCCAGGTGGTCTTTTAACAGAGCCATTTGTTTCTAATATAGGTCCTGGTCTTTTAAAGAGTGCTGAACAAAATTCAGTTATCTTTTCATTAGCTGAAGCAGAATTTTTACAAGCAGAAGCTGCTTTAAAAACCTATTTGTCAGGTGCACAACAGCACTATGAAAACGGTATTGCTGCATCTTTTGACTATTTAGGAGTACCTAATGCTGCTGGATACTATACGCAGCCTATTGATTTAGTAAGTTGGGGGTCTACTTCCAATAAATTAGAGGCTATTATTACTCAAAAATGGATTGCTTTAAACGGCCTTGATGCTATTCAAAGTTGGTATGATTTTAGTAGAACTGGATATCCATCTAATTTACCAATTTCATTACTATCACCTGAACCAACAAGACCTGTACGTTTAGCTTACCCATCTTCAGAAATCTCTGGAAATGGTGCTAATGTACCAGCACAACCAAACGTATTTACTAGTAAAATATTTTGGGCAAACTAA